A region of Ochrobactrum quorumnocens DNA encodes the following proteins:
- a CDS encoding relaxase/mobilization nuclease domain-containing protein, translating into MSDDHEFRIRPGRIRSTRAQQSRPFVAQALAAAKKAGGGVSRSGRVTSGNRSRFGRGQRASIQANRLITSRTRGAVVKARVVRHSPRSAPLGTHLDYLRRDGVTRDGEKARLFGPGTENADARAFAERCGDDRHHFRFIVSPDDAPDMADLRSFTRDHVGQMEKDLGTKLDWVAVDHWNTEHPHVHLIVRGVRDDGQDLVISRDYIKEGMRDRARELITQELGPRTDLDIRRTLESQIETERWTQLDRQLVRDAGKSGIIDLAPRADRQPDEFHALKVGRLRTLEILGVAGQVGHSQWFIRPEGESVLRELGERGDIIKRMHHTLTERGIERGSASYVLAGESLDVPVVGRLLERGLDDELKGTAYAVVDGVDGRTHHIKLPPMDAAGDSPPGSIVELRAYEDAQGQRRVALAVRSDLDIHAQVDATGATWLDRQAVAREPIALSEGGFGAEVQQALDQRAEHLIGEGLAEWQGGRVVFARRLLNTLRQREVGALGEKLAAETGLSFNQAGGGEYVAGSYRQRLALASGRFAMIDDGLGFQLVPWSPSLEKQIGRHVSGVARDDGGIDWDFGRKRGLGL; encoded by the coding sequence ACCCGCGCGCAACAGAGCCGGCCTTTCGTTGCGCAGGCGCTCGCCGCAGCGAAGAAGGCAGGCGGCGGCGTCTCGCGCTCCGGCCGCGTCACCTCTGGCAATCGCTCACGCTTCGGGCGTGGCCAGCGCGCCAGCATTCAGGCCAACCGCCTCATCACGTCGCGCACCCGCGGCGCCGTCGTGAAGGCGCGTGTGGTCCGCCACTCCCCCCGGTCCGCACCGCTCGGAACCCATCTCGATTATCTGCGCCGCGACGGCGTGACCCGTGATGGGGAGAAGGCGCGGCTGTTCGGGCCGGGAACGGAGAATGCGGATGCCCGCGCCTTCGCAGAGCGCTGTGGTGATGACCGGCACCATTTCCGCTTCATCGTCTCGCCCGACGACGCGCCCGACATGGCCGATCTCAGATCCTTCACTCGTGATCACGTCGGCCAGATGGAAAAGGATCTCGGCACGAAGCTCGACTGGGTGGCCGTCGATCACTGGAACACCGAGCATCCGCATGTCCACCTGATCGTGCGGGGCGTGAGGGACGACGGCCAGGACCTCGTGATCTCGCGCGACTACATCAAGGAGGGCATGCGCGACCGGGCGCGCGAGCTCATCACCCAGGAGTTGGGACCGCGCACCGATCTCGATATCCGCCGCACCCTCGAGAGCCAGATCGAGACGGAGCGCTGGACGCAGCTTGACCGGCAACTCGTCCGCGACGCGGGCAAGTCCGGCATCATCGACCTCGCGCCGCGCGCCGACCGACAGCCGGACGAATTCCACGCCTTGAAGGTCGGCCGGCTGCGGACGCTGGAAATTCTCGGCGTCGCCGGACAGGTCGGCCATTCGCAATGGTTCATCAGGCCCGAGGGGGAGAGTGTCCTGCGCGAACTCGGCGAGCGCGGTGACATCATCAAGCGCATGCACCACACGCTCACCGAACGCGGCATCGAGCGCGGCTCGGCGAGCTATGTCCTGGCCGGCGAAAGCCTCGACGTGCCCGTCGTCGGCCGCCTGCTCGAACGCGGTCTCGATGACGAGCTGAAGGGGACGGCCTATGCCGTGGTCGACGGCGTGGACGGGCGCACCCATCACATCAAGCTACCGCCTATGGACGCTGCCGGCGACAGCCCGCCGGGCTCGATCGTCGAGCTGCGCGCCTACGAGGATGCGCAAGGCCAGCGCCGCGTCGCGCTCGCCGTCCGCTCCGATCTGGATATCCACGCGCAGGTCGACGCAACGGGTGCGACCTGGCTCGATCGCCAAGCCGTTGCTCGCGAACCGATAGCCCTCTCGGAAGGCGGCTTCGGCGCCGAGGTGCAGCAGGCTCTTGACCAACGGGCCGAGCACCTCATCGGTGAGGGTCTAGCCGAGTGGCAGGGCGGGCGTGTCGTCTTCGCCCGGCGGCTGCTCAACACGCTTCGCCAGCGCGAGGTCGGTGCGCTGGGCGAAAAGCTCGCCGCGGAGACCGGCCTGTCATTCAACCAAGCCGGCGGCGGCGAATATGTCGCCGGTTCCTATCGCCAGCGCCTCGCGCTCGCTTCCGGCCGGTTCGCCATGATCGACGACGGCCTCGGCTTCCAGCTCGTTCCCTGGTCGCCGTCTCTCGAAAAGCAGATCGGTCGCCACGTCTCCGGCGTCGCCCGCGACGACGGCGGCATCGACTGGGACTTCGGCCGCAAGCGGGGGCTCGGTCTCTAA